GGGCACCATTCTGGCGCACGTGGATGAAATTGCCAAAGACAAGCCCGTGATTATTCACTGCCGCAGTGGTGCACGTTCAGCCTCAGTGGTAAATGCGCTTGAAACCCAGCACGGCTTTACCAATTTGTACAACCTTAAAGGCGGTATTCTGGCCTGGGGACGCGAAATTGATCCCTCCGTACCTCAGTACTGATCAGTAAATAGTTTTTTCCGATTCAGGTGTCAGTACTGCCCTGTTTCGCCAATATAATCTCCCTGTCTCGCAATGTTGAGTTGAAGCGAACAGGGAGATTGTTATTTTTGCCCCGTCAATTGAATCCCGCAATACATCTCGCATGAAAGAGTTTCTCGATATTCTTCTCCACATAAACGATCACCTGAATGGCTGGGTGAATGAGTACGGTACAGCCATTTATGCCATTCTGTTTCTCATCATTTTTGTGGAAACCGGACTGGTGATAATGCCTTTTCTGCCGGGTGATTCGCTGCTTTTTGCGGCTGGCGCCATTTGTGCACGTACCGCCGATGATCCGAATGCGACAATGAATATATGGGTATTGATACTGCTGCTTTCTGTAGCTGCCATTTTAGGCGACAATACAAACTATGCTATAGGACGTTTCATCGGCAGCCGGGTAACCGGGCTGAAGCTTTTCGGCCGCAATCTGGTAAAGCAGCAATATATTGATAAAACGCACGAGTTTTTTGAAAAATATGGTACAAAGGCCATTATTATGGCGCGTTTTGTACCAATCGTGCGCACGTTTACGCCGTTTGTGGCGGGTGTGGGTAAGATGGATTACAAGCGTAAATTCCTGCCGTTTGATATTGGTGGCGGCATTTTATGGATCAGCTCGATGTCGCTGGCCGGTTTCTTCCTCGGCAAAAACGAGTGGATACAAAAGCATTTTGAGATGGTGGTAATTGGCATTATCCTGATCTCGGTGTTGCCGATGGTTTATGGCTATATCCGCCACCGCATGAATAAAAGTAAGGCGGCCTGATGCGCAAGTTCGGCCTTATCGGTTTCCCGCTCACCCATTCGTTTTCGCCGCACTATTTTGCCGGTAAATTTGAGCGTGAAGGCATAACGGATACTTCCTACCAGCTTTTCCCGCTCGAACACATTGCACAGTTGCCGCAGCTGCTTGCCAGCGAACCTGCGCTTTGTGGTTTCAATGTGACCATTCCATACAAGCAAAGCATCCTGCCACTGCTCGACAGTGCCGATGAAGTGGCGCAGGCGGTGGGCGCTGTAAACACCGTACTCATAAATCGTACACAAAGCGGGAAACACGGTGCATTTGCGCTGAACGGCACCAATACCGATGTGTATGGCTTCCGGCAATCGCTCAAACCCTTTCTCACATCGGCACACGAGCGGGCCCTGATACTTGGCACCGGCGGTGCGGCGGCGGCGGTTGACTATGTGCTCCGGCAAATCGGCGTAGAAACAATTTTCGTATCGTCAAGCGGCAAAACACGCAGTGACCGCACGGTACTGCACACCTCAGAAGTGAATGAGTACGTGCTGGCTGCCTGCAAACTCATTGTAAATACCACACCGCTGGGCATGCACCCCAACACCGAAGCCGCACCCGCCCTGCCCTACGAAAAACTCACTCCGGCGCATCTCCTCTACGACCTCATCTACAACCCCGCCGAAACCCGCTTCATGCAGCTCGGCCGCCAGCAC
This genomic window from Bacteroidota bacterium contains:
- a CDS encoding shikimate dehydrogenase, with protein sequence MRKFGLIGFPLTHSFSPHYFAGKFEREGITDTSYQLFPLEHIAQLPQLLASEPALCGFNVTIPYKQSILPLLDSADEVAQAVGAVNTVLINRTQSGKHGAFALNGTNTDVYGFRQSLKPFLTSAHERALILGTGGAAAAVDYVLRQIGVETIFVSSSGKTRSDRTVLHTSEVNEYVLAACKLIVNTTPLGMHPNTEAAPALPYEKLTPAHLLYDLIYNPAETRFMQLGRQHGATAMNGLDMLKLQAEKAWEYWTT
- a CDS encoding rhodanese-like domain-containing protein is translated as MKEVTVQELKRMRDNNEAHQLIDVREQHEADVATIGGELIPMGTILAHVDEIAKDKPVIIHCRSGARSASVVNALETQHGFTNLYNLKGGILAWGREIDPSVPQY
- a CDS encoding VTT domain-containing protein translates to MKEFLDILLHINDHLNGWVNEYGTAIYAILFLIIFVETGLVIMPFLPGDSLLFAAGAICARTADDPNATMNIWVLILLLSVAAILGDNTNYAIGRFIGSRVTGLKLFGRNLVKQQYIDKTHEFFEKYGTKAIIMARFVPIVRTFTPFVAGVGKMDYKRKFLPFDIGGGILWISSMSLAGFFLGKNEWIQKHFEMVVIGIILISVLPMVYGYIRHRMNKSKAA